A genomic window from Elaeis guineensis isolate ETL-2024a chromosome 3, EG11, whole genome shotgun sequence includes:
- the LOC105040760 gene encoding uncharacterized protein isoform X2 gives MLCNSVSSLGAEEMGTKPGERFVFKIKQIRATTAICRRNGWWDHKLAPKNHQASFGQRFLFKSAHCKLFLWKRCSSDILFNTYSATCKNVPVLQKQMAFSYRRNFPNQKF, from the exons ATGCTCTGCAAC TCTGTTTCGTCACTAGGAGCCGAAGAGATGGGTACCAAACCTGGTGAAAGGTTTGTTTTCAAGATCAAACAGATCCG AGCAACAACTGCCATATGCAGGCGCAACGGTTGGTGGGATCATAAGTTGGCACCTAAGAATCACCAAGcttcttttggccaaagattccTCTTTAAATCTGCTCATTGCAAAT TGTTTTTGTGGAAGAGATgttcatcagatattcttttcaatacatattctgcTACTTGTAAGAATGTACCTGTGCTGCAGAAACAAATGGCATTCAGCTACCGGCGTAATTTTCCTAATCAAAAGTTTTGA
- the LOC105040760 gene encoding uncharacterized protein isoform X3 — protein MLCNSVSSLGAEEMGTKPGERFVFKIKQIRQSVTHSLILFYMLHCWMIFKTWNLGIGLIKRKIRQPVEDPAPSEMPAMLSVDVMENFKSFNTIYKVRIFPKNFCLTC, from the exons ATGCTCTGCAAC TCTGTTTCGTCACTAGGAGCCGAAGAGATGGGTACCAAACCTGGTGAAAGGTTTGTTTTCAAGATCAAACAGATCCG CCAGTCTGTAACGCACAGCTTGATATTGTTCTACATGTTGCACTGTTGGATGATCTTCAAAACATGGAATCTTGGCATTGGATTGAT AAAGAGGAAAATAAGACAGCCTGTGGAAGATCCTGCTCCTAGTGAGATGCCTGCCATGCTTTCAGTTGATgttatggagaattttaagagcTTTAACACCATATACAAAGTCAGGATCTTTCCAAAAAATTTCTGTCTGACCTGTTAG
- the LOC105040760 gene encoding uncharacterized protein isoform X1 encodes MLVGLWTKGDVDEVSIQLDESLGVRYAAARATTAICRRNGWWDHKLAPKNHQASFGQRFLFKSAHCKLFLWKRCSSDILFNTYSATCKNVPVLQKQMAFSYRRNFPNQKF; translated from the exons ATGTTAGTCGGCCTCTGGACAAAAG GAGATGTGGATGAGGTTTCGATTCAATTAGATGAATCTTTAGGTGTTAGATATGCTGCTGCTCG AGCAACAACTGCCATATGCAGGCGCAACGGTTGGTGGGATCATAAGTTGGCACCTAAGAATCACCAAGcttcttttggccaaagattccTCTTTAAATCTGCTCATTGCAAAT TGTTTTTGTGGAAGAGATgttcatcagatattcttttcaatacatattctgcTACTTGTAAGAATGTACCTGTGCTGCAGAAACAAATGGCATTCAGCTACCGGCGTAATTTTCCTAATCAAAAGTTTTGA
- the LOC105040760 gene encoding uncharacterized protein isoform X4 — MLVGLWTKGDVDEVSIQLDESLGVRYAAARRNGWWDHKLAPKNHQASFGQRFLFKSAHCKLFLWKRCSSDILFNTYSATCKNVPVLQKQMAFSYRRNFPNQKF, encoded by the exons ATGTTAGTCGGCCTCTGGACAAAAG GAGATGTGGATGAGGTTTCGATTCAATTAGATGAATCTTTAGGTGTTAGATATGCTGCTGCTCG GCGCAACGGTTGGTGGGATCATAAGTTGGCACCTAAGAATCACCAAGcttcttttggccaaagattccTCTTTAAATCTGCTCATTGCAAAT TGTTTTTGTGGAAGAGATgttcatcagatattcttttcaatacatattctgcTACTTGTAAGAATGTACCTGTGCTGCAGAAACAAATGGCATTCAGCTACCGGCGTAATTTTCCTAATCAAAAGTTTTGA